A genomic window from Flavobacterium phycosphaerae includes:
- the clpB gene encoding ATP-dependent chaperone ClpB, producing MNINNLTIKSQEAIQQAQSIAQGLGHQQIENEHLVKGILEVDENVTPFILKKLNVNVDLFKKILDSTLQSFPKVSGGDIMLSREANSTINEAGIIAKKMTDEYISIEHLLLAILKSKSKVAQILKDQGVTEKGMEAAIAEIRKGERVTSASAEETYNALNKYAKNLNELAKAGKLDPVIGRDEEIRRVLQILTRRTKNNPMLVGEPGVGKTAIAEGLAHRIVDGDVPENLKDKIVYSLDMGALIAGAKYKGEFEERLKSVVKEVTSAEGDIVLFIDEIHTLVGAGGGEGAMDAANILKPALARGELRAIGATTLDEYQKYFEKDKALERRFQKVMVDEPDTESAISILRGIKEKYETHHKVRIKDDAIIAAVELSQRYITNRFLPDKAIDLMDEAASKLRMEINSKPEELDVLDRKIMQLEIEIEAIKRENDETKLKGLGMDLANLKEERNEIFTKWKSEKEVVDSIQAVKQELEDFKLEAERAERDGDYGKVAEIRYGKSKEAQERLDTLQQQLIENQSGTSLIKEEVTREDIAEVVAKWTGVPVTKMLQGEREKLLRLEEELHHRVVGQEEAIEAVSDAVRRSRAGLQDMKKPIGTFLFLGTTGVGKTELAKALAEYLFDDENAMTRIDMSEYQERHSVSRLVGAPPGYVGYDEGGQLTEAVRRKPYSVILLDEIEKAHPDTFNILLQVLDEGRLTDNKGRLADFKNTIIIMTSNMGSAIIQEKFENLKGGLEAATEAAKTEVLGLLKQTVRPEFINRIDEIVMFTPLTSANIKQIVGLQLQSVTKMLAQQNIVMDATPEAIDYLADKGYDPQFGARPVKRVIQREVLNQLSKEILAGKITTDSIILLDSFNGQLVFRNQNEKVVTNS from the coding sequence ATGAACATAAACAATTTAACCATTAAATCACAGGAAGCCATCCAGCAAGCACAAAGCATTGCACAAGGGCTGGGCCATCAACAAATCGAAAACGAACATCTTGTAAAAGGGATACTGGAAGTTGACGAAAATGTAACGCCTTTTATCCTGAAAAAACTCAACGTCAATGTTGATTTATTCAAAAAAATACTAGACAGCACCTTGCAAAGTTTCCCGAAAGTTTCAGGCGGTGATATCATGCTTTCACGCGAAGCCAATAGCACTATAAACGAAGCCGGAATCATAGCCAAGAAAATGACCGATGAATACATTTCTATCGAACATTTATTGCTGGCCATACTTAAATCAAAAAGCAAAGTAGCCCAAATTTTAAAAGACCAAGGCGTAACCGAAAAAGGCATGGAAGCCGCTATAGCCGAGATTCGTAAAGGGGAACGAGTAACCTCTGCCTCTGCCGAAGAAACCTATAATGCGCTCAACAAATACGCGAAGAACTTAAACGAATTGGCCAAAGCAGGCAAACTCGATCCGGTGATTGGTCGCGATGAAGAGATTCGCCGTGTGTTGCAAATCTTAACGCGTCGTACCAAAAACAACCCAATGTTGGTGGGTGAACCGGGTGTGGGTAAAACCGCTATAGCCGAAGGATTGGCACACCGCATCGTAGACGGTGACGTTCCCGAAAACTTAAAAGACAAAATAGTCTATTCGCTCGATATGGGAGCACTGATTGCCGGAGCCAAATACAAAGGTGAATTTGAAGAACGATTAAAATCGGTAGTAAAAGAAGTCACTTCGGCTGAGGGTGATATCGTCTTATTCATAGACGAGATTCATACTCTTGTGGGTGCCGGTGGTGGCGAAGGCGCTATGGATGCGGCCAACATCTTGAAACCGGCTTTAGCTCGTGGCGAACTAAGAGCTATAGGGGCTACTACCCTTGACGAATACCAAAAGTACTTCGAAAAAGACAAAGCCTTAGAGCGTCGTTTTCAAAAGGTAATGGTAGACGAACCCGATACCGAAAGCGCCATTTCCATCCTGCGCGGTATTAAAGAGAAATACGAAACCCACCACAAGGTGCGTATCAAAGACGATGCGATTATTGCGGCGGTGGAGTTATCGCAACGCTATATCACCAACCGTTTCCTTCCGGATAAAGCTATCGACTTGATGGACGAAGCGGCCTCTAAGTTGCGTATGGAAATCAACTCCAAACCCGAAGAACTGGATGTGCTCGACAGAAAGATTATGCAGTTGGAAATTGAGATAGAAGCCATCAAACGCGAGAATGATGAAACCAAACTGAAAGGCTTGGGTATGGACTTAGCCAACCTCAAAGAAGAACGCAACGAAATTTTCACCAAATGGAAATCAGAGAAAGAGGTGGTCGACAGCATACAAGCGGTAAAACAAGAACTCGAAGATTTTAAACTGGAAGCCGAACGCGCCGAACGCGATGGGGATTACGGCAAAGTAGCCGAAATCCGCTATGGCAAAAGCAAAGAAGCCCAAGAACGTTTAGATACGTTGCAACAGCAATTAATAGAAAACCAATCGGGTACTTCCCTGATTAAAGAAGAAGTAACCCGCGAAGACATAGCCGAAGTGGTGGCCAAATGGACCGGCGTGCCGGTAACCAAAATGCTGCAAGGCGAACGAGAAAAACTGTTGCGTTTGGAAGAAGAACTCCACCACCGAGTGGTCGGACAAGAAGAAGCTATTGAAGCCGTCAGCGATGCCGTGCGCCGTAGTCGTGCCGGATTGCAGGATATGAAGAAACCTATTGGTACCTTCCTGTTCCTTGGGACAACCGGTGTGGGTAAAACAGAGTTAGCCAAAGCGTTGGCCGAATACCTTTTTGACGATGAAAACGCCATGACGCGTATTGATATGAGCGAGTACCAAGAACGCCATAGTGTGAGTCGATTAGTAGGTGCCCCTCCGGGCTATGTAGGCTATGACGAAGGTGGACAGCTAACCGAAGCAGTACGAAGAAAACCTTACTCTGTAATCTTGTTAGACGAAATTGAAAAAGCACACCCTGATACGTTTAACATCTTATTACAGGTGTTAGACGAAGGTAGACTAACGGATAACAAAGGGCGTTTGGCCGATTTTAAAAACACCATTATTATCATGACTTCCAATATGGGAAGTGCCATCATACAAGAAAAATTCGAAAACCTAAAAGGAGGTTTAGAAGCCGCAACCGAAGCCGCCAAAACCGAAGTGTTAGGCTTGCTGAAACAAACGGTTCGCCCTGAATTTATCAACCGTATTGATGAAATAGTAATGTTCACGCCATTGACTTCGGCTAATATCAAGCAAATCGTTGGGTTGCAATTGCAAAGTGTTACCAAAATGCTGGCACAGCAAAACATCGTTATGGATGCCACACCCGAAGCCATTGACTATTTAGCCGACAAAGGCTATGACCCACAATTTGGAGCCCGCCCGGTAAAACGAGTAATCCAACGCGAGGTCTTGAACCAATTGTCTAAAGAAATACTAGCCGGTAAAATCACCACCGACAGCATCATATTGTTAGATAGTTTTAACGGACAATTAGTGTTTAGAAATCAAAACGAAAAAGTAGTTACCAATTCGTAA
- the ytxJ gene encoding bacillithiol system redox-active protein YtxJ, protein MNLFKNIFGSSDEPTNTSKVGWRPLTDMGQLNEIINESTDKPVAIFKHSTRCGVSRMTLKQFENEYDMHDKITPYFLDLLEHRQLSDAVASRFSVEHESPQLLLIRNGEPVYIASHGDIYADDLKRYI, encoded by the coding sequence ATGAACCTATTTAAAAATATATTCGGCAGTTCCGATGAACCAACCAACACCTCTAAAGTAGGATGGAGGCCCTTAACCGATATGGGGCAGCTTAACGAAATCATCAACGAGTCTACCGATAAACCGGTAGCAATCTTTAAGCACAGTACGCGTTGTGGTGTAAGTCGTATGACGTTGAAGCAGTTTGAGAACGAGTACGATATGCACGATAAAATTACGCCTTATTTTTTGGATTTGCTCGAGCACCGTCAATTATCTGATGCTGTGGCCAGTCGTTTCAGCGTAGAGCATGAGTCGCCACAATTGCTGTTAATCCGAAACGGTGAACCTGTTTATATTGCTTCTCACGGCGATATTTATGCGGACGATTTGAAGCGTTATATTTAA
- a CDS encoding serine hydrolase produces the protein MSSPLASRKFSLFHVALSSIIISLFVSIGIYWWISRKDSATLAINSAKKTCEYNIKRITGLKFVKPILWVDENCESDNLVSTKLKITEIIEKYKQTSGLTTASIYLRANGEWTVVNEEDKYEPGSLFKVPVLITILKMEEEHPGFLNKSITYVNKIETGKNIAYTSKVIQLGQTYTVKELLTYMIKYSDNAATILLENNMDNKVLQKLFADVGVEVPNLYADKYHFTVRDYSLFMRIIFNAGYLTIKNSEYAAELLSECDFKDGIMKGIPANTKIAHKFGESGNPIEKQLHESAVIYLDNGAGYLLTVMTKGKDLKKLSELIGEISRTVYEDVKNQSK, from the coding sequence ATGTCATCACCCCTTGCTTCTCGGAAGTTTTCTCTTTTCCATGTAGCGCTCAGTTCTATTATTATTTCCTTATTTGTTTCCATTGGAATCTATTGGTGGATCAGCCGAAAAGATTCAGCTACCTTGGCCATTAATTCGGCTAAAAAAACTTGTGAATACAACATCAAAAGAATTACCGGATTAAAATTTGTTAAGCCTATCTTGTGGGTAGACGAAAACTGCGAATCCGATAATTTAGTCAGTACCAAACTTAAGATTACTGAGATTATTGAAAAGTATAAGCAGACCAGTGGTTTGACTACGGCTTCTATTTATCTTCGTGCTAATGGTGAATGGACTGTAGTAAATGAGGAGGATAAGTATGAACCGGGCTCCTTGTTTAAAGTTCCGGTATTGATTACCATTTTAAAGATGGAAGAAGAGCATCCGGGGTTTCTCAACAAATCGATTACCTATGTAAATAAAATAGAGACGGGGAAGAACATTGCCTATACTTCTAAGGTGATACAGTTAGGGCAAACCTATACCGTAAAGGAATTGTTGACTTACATGATAAAATATTCGGACAATGCCGCTACTATATTGTTAGAAAATAATATGGATAACAAAGTGTTGCAGAAACTGTTTGCGGATGTTGGAGTAGAAGTGCCTAATTTATATGCGGATAAGTATCATTTTACCGTTAGAGATTACTCGCTTTTCATGCGAATTATATTCAATGCCGGATATTTAACGATTAAAAACTCTGAATATGCCGCTGAGCTATTGAGTGAGTGTGATTTTAAGGATGGCATTATGAAAGGCATACCGGCCAATACCAAGATTGCTCATAAGTTTGGTGAATCGGGCAATCCGATTGAAAAGCAGTTGCATGAATCGGCGGTGATATATTTAGACAATGGTGCAGGGTATCTGCTCACGGTAATGACCAAAGGAAAAGATTTGAAAAAGCTTTCTGAATTGATAGGCGAGATTTCAAGAACGGTTTATGAAGATGTAAAGAATCAATCAAAATAA
- the thrC gene encoding threonine synthase, with amino-acid sequence MNYYSLNHISPKVSFQEAVVLGLAPDRGLYFPESITPLPSSFFDNIENLSHEAIAFEAIKQFVGDEIPEAELKRIIAETLCFDFPCVPVEDNVYSLELFHGPTMAFKDVGARFMSRCLGYFNRHDDKKVTVLVATSGDTGGAVASGFLGVKGVEVIILYPSGKVSEIQERQLTTLGQNIKALEVDGVFDDCQDMVKRAFLDESLKHKNLTSANSINIARWLPQMFYIFFAYQQLKKYQKPLILSCPSGNFGNICAGIMAKRLGLPIAHFVASTNANDTVPRFLAKGQYEPKPSVATISNAMDVGNPSNFIRIQELYHNDLKQFEKDFSSYSFTDAETEAAMQDIFKRTQYIAEPHGAVGYLGLKKEMQKQSNSVGVFLETAHPIKFLDIVEPLLNLKLPIPEQIESVLHKEKVSTKIKTYEDLKNYLD; translated from the coding sequence ATGAACTATTACAGCTTAAACCATATCTCTCCCAAAGTAAGTTTTCAGGAAGCCGTTGTCTTGGGCTTAGCACCTGACAGAGGGTTATATTTCCCGGAAAGCATTACACCTCTTCCGTCTTCTTTCTTTGATAACATTGAAAACCTTTCACACGAAGCAATCGCTTTTGAAGCCATCAAACAGTTTGTAGGTGATGAAATTCCTGAAGCCGAATTGAAACGCATCATAGCGGAAACCCTATGCTTTGATTTTCCTTGCGTGCCGGTAGAAGACAACGTCTATTCCTTAGAATTATTTCACGGACCAACCATGGCTTTCAAAGATGTGGGTGCCCGATTCATGTCGAGATGCTTAGGCTATTTCAACCGTCATGATGATAAGAAAGTTACGGTTTTAGTAGCCACTTCAGGCGATACCGGCGGTGCTGTAGCCAGCGGATTTTTGGGTGTAAAAGGCGTTGAAGTTATAATATTATATCCTTCAGGTAAAGTTAGTGAAATACAAGAACGTCAACTAACTACGTTAGGACAAAACATAAAAGCATTAGAAGTAGACGGCGTATTTGATGATTGTCAGGATATGGTCAAAAGAGCCTTCTTAGACGAGAGTCTGAAACACAAGAACCTCACTTCGGCCAATTCGATTAACATTGCCCGATGGTTGCCGCAAATGTTTTATATTTTCTTTGCGTACCAACAATTAAAGAAATACCAAAAGCCTTTGATTCTTTCGTGCCCGAGTGGTAATTTCGGGAACATTTGTGCCGGCATTATGGCGAAACGATTAGGCCTGCCTATCGCCCACTTTGTAGCTTCTACCAATGCTAATGATACCGTGCCTAGGTTTTTAGCAAAAGGACAATACGAACCCAAACCCTCTGTAGCCACTATTTCCAACGCTATGGATGTAGGGAATCCAAGCAACTTTATCCGCATACAGGAATTATATCACAATGATTTAAAGCAATTTGAAAAAGACTTTTCTTCCTACAGCTTTACTGATGCCGAAACAGAAGCCGCTATGCAGGATATTTTCAAACGCACGCAATACATAGCCGAACCTCATGGAGCCGTTGGTTATTTGGGACTGAAAAAAGAAATGCAAAAGCAATCCAACAGTGTTGGCGTATTCTTAGAAACGGCGCATCCTATAAAATTCCTTGATATTGTTGAACCCTTACTGAATTTAAAATTGCCGATACCGGAACAAATTGAAAGTGTGTTGCATAAAGAAAAAGTGAGTACCAAAATCAAAACCTATGAGGATTTGAAGAACTATTTAGATTGA
- a CDS encoding homoserine kinase encodes MHEIKIFCPATIANLNCGFDVMGLCLETIGDEMVIRKVTEKGIKITKITGADLPMETEKNVAGVAGLAIVNAANPDFGFEIEIHKKIKAGSGIGSSSASAAGAVYGINELLGRPYTKHQLVDFAMKGEVIASGSEHADNVAPCLLGGFTLVRGYNPLDVIRIDSPSEIYAVVLHPHIEVKTSDSRAVLSPTIALKEAITQWGNLGGLVSGLYTKDYELIGRSLQDVIIEPLRKQLIPSFDLVKNSALDSGALGAGISGAGPSVFALCKGQASAEKVAYAMSSSYLETGIPFDMHVSKVNDQGVKTI; translated from the coding sequence ATGCACGAAATCAAAATATTCTGCCCGGCCACTATCGCTAATCTCAATTGCGGATTTGACGTCATGGGCCTATGTCTCGAGACCATTGGTGATGAAATGGTAATTCGCAAAGTGACAGAAAAAGGAATTAAAATTACTAAAATAACCGGTGCCGATTTACCCATGGAAACCGAGAAAAACGTAGCGGGTGTTGCCGGATTGGCTATTGTCAATGCAGCGAACCCTGATTTTGGTTTTGAAATTGAAATCCATAAAAAAATAAAAGCCGGCAGCGGTATCGGGAGTTCTTCTGCCAGTGCAGCCGGGGCGGTATACGGAATTAACGAATTACTGGGCCGACCTTATACAAAACACCAATTGGTAGATTTTGCCATGAAAGGCGAAGTTATTGCCAGTGGTTCTGAACATGCCGATAATGTAGCCCCTTGTCTTTTAGGAGGCTTTACATTAGTTCGCGGTTATAATCCTTTAGACGTCATAAGGATTGACAGTCCAAGTGAAATCTACGCTGTAGTCTTACATCCGCATATTGAAGTAAAAACATCGGATTCAAGAGCAGTGCTTTCTCCCACTATAGCCCTAAAAGAAGCTATAACACAATGGGGAAACCTAGGCGGGCTGGTATCCGGGTTATATACAAAAGATTACGAACTCATTGGAAGATCATTACAGGATGTGATTATTGAACCTTTACGCAAGCAATTGATTCCCAGTTTTGATTTGGTTAAAAACAGTGCCTTAGACAGTGGTGCCTTAGGGGCCGGGATATCGGGTGCCGGACCTTCTGTATTTGCTTTATGCAAAGGACAAGCTTCAGCCGAAAAAGTAGCCTATGCCATGAGCAGTAGTTATCTCGAAACCGGAATCCCCTTTGACATGCATGTTTCAAAAGTTAACGACCAAGGTGTAAAAACAATATAA
- the thrA gene encoding bifunctional aspartate kinase/homoserine dehydrogenase I: MIVLKFGGTSVANATNISKTIEIVTHKSKKHKLAVVVSAFSGVTDLLILAGKTAAAKDKNYKEIISQIDKKHKEAIDELIPLSEQSDIINTINGDINLLKTLLDGCYLLGELSNRTADTVAGFGELLSSQIIALALKQKVSSATFKDSREVIKTNSNFGKASVDFAVTNKLIADYFKSNTNQVVLFPGFIASSLDGNTTTLGRGGSDYTAAILAAAVKAEILEIWTDVNGMFTANPRIVKQAQPIETISYQEAMELSHFGAKVLYPPTIQPVLKDSIPIFIKNTFEPEAYGTLISDHPTEGSNPIKGISHIDNIALLTLEGSGMIGVAGSSKRLFEVLSQENINVIFITQASSEHSICIGILNADADKAKSAIDKTFELEIAQSKIDPCIVEKDLCIVALVGESMKNHQGISGKMFSTLGKNNVNIRAIAQGASERNISVVINEKDVKKALNTLHERFFEDNTKQLNLFVMGVGNVGEKFIDQIHQQKKFLKEHLKINLRVIAMANSRKMVFDEDGISLNDWKTKVDQGETANVKGFIKKVIDLNLRNSIFVDITANYDIAGIYDQFLSQNVAVVTCNKIACSSQYDNYKNLKTLSRKYNAPFLFETNVGAGLPIIDTLKHLIASGDKINRINAVLSGSLNFIFNNFSETYSFHDVVKEAGVQGFTEPDPKIDLSGVDVARKILILIRESGYEMEMEDIVNNSFLPKECMETTNNEDFFKSLIKHAAHFDDLLAEAKAKNSRLKFVASFENGKASVGLQFIPADSPFYNLEGKDNIVQFYTDRYVDQPLLIKGAGAGAAVTASGIFADVIRIGNV; this comes from the coding sequence ATGATTGTATTAAAATTTGGCGGAACCTCCGTAGCCAATGCCACCAATATTTCAAAAACCATTGAAATCGTTACCCATAAAAGCAAAAAACACAAACTGGCAGTAGTCGTTTCTGCCTTCAGTGGTGTAACCGATTTGCTTATCCTTGCCGGTAAAACCGCGGCAGCTAAAGACAAGAATTACAAAGAAATCATCAGTCAAATAGACAAAAAACATAAAGAGGCCATTGACGAATTAATTCCGCTAAGCGAACAAAGCGACATCATCAATACCATCAACGGCGACATCAATTTGTTAAAAACCTTGTTAGACGGTTGTTACCTTTTGGGTGAATTATCCAACCGAACCGCTGATACGGTGGCAGGTTTTGGCGAATTGCTTTCTTCACAAATCATTGCTTTGGCTTTGAAGCAGAAAGTCAGCAGCGCTACTTTTAAAGACAGTCGCGAAGTGATTAAAACCAATTCTAACTTTGGTAAAGCCAGTGTTGACTTTGCCGTAACCAACAAACTGATTGCTGATTATTTCAAAAGCAACACCAATCAAGTCGTTTTATTTCCCGGATTCATTGCCTCTTCCTTGGATGGCAATACGACCACTTTAGGTCGTGGGGGTTCTGATTACACCGCAGCCATATTGGCCGCAGCAGTCAAAGCCGAGATACTTGAAATTTGGACCGATGTGAACGGCATGTTTACGGCTAATCCGAGAATTGTAAAGCAGGCCCAACCCATAGAAACCATATCCTATCAGGAAGCCATGGAGCTGTCTCATTTTGGTGCCAAAGTGTTATATCCGCCAACAATACAGCCGGTATTGAAAGACAGCATTCCTATTTTTATTAAAAACACCTTTGAGCCGGAAGCCTACGGAACGTTGATTTCTGATCATCCAACCGAAGGCAGCAACCCAATTAAAGGAATCTCGCATATTGATAATATTGCTTTACTAACCTTAGAAGGCTCAGGTATGATTGGCGTGGCGGGTTCCTCAAAGCGTTTGTTTGAAGTGCTTTCGCAGGAAAACATAAACGTAATCTTCATTACACAAGCCTCTTCGGAACACTCCATTTGTATTGGAATTTTAAATGCCGATGCCGATAAAGCGAAAAGTGCTATTGACAAAACCTTTGAACTGGAGATAGCCCAAAGCAAAATCGACCCGTGTATCGTTGAAAAAGACTTGTGCATAGTAGCTTTGGTAGGCGAAAGCATGAAAAACCATCAGGGCATCAGTGGAAAAATGTTCAGCACTCTGGGTAAAAACAACGTTAACATTCGCGCCATTGCACAGGGAGCCTCGGAAAGAAACATATCCGTAGTCATTAATGAAAAAGACGTTAAGAAAGCCCTGAATACGCTACATGAGCGCTTCTTTGAAGACAATACCAAACAGTTAAATCTATTTGTAATGGGGGTTGGTAATGTGGGTGAAAAATTCATTGATCAAATCCACCAACAAAAGAAATTCTTAAAAGAACACCTCAAAATCAACTTGCGCGTTATCGCTATGGCCAACTCGCGTAAAATGGTATTTGATGAAGACGGAATCAGCTTAAACGATTGGAAAACTAAAGTAGACCAAGGAGAAACAGCCAATGTAAAAGGGTTTATCAAAAAGGTAATCGACTTAAACCTGCGCAACAGCATCTTTGTAGACATTACCGCCAACTATGATATTGCCGGAATTTACGATCAGTTCTTGTCACAAAACGTAGCCGTGGTAACTTGTAACAAAATTGCCTGTTCGTCGCAATACGACAACTATAAAAACCTTAAAACCCTTTCCCGAAAATACAATGCACCGTTCTTGTTTGAAACCAATGTCGGAGCCGGATTGCCTATCATCGATACGCTAAAACACCTTATTGCTTCCGGAGATAAAATCAACCGAATCAATGCTGTATTGTCAGGAAGTTTGAATTTTATCTTTAACAATTTCAGCGAAACCTACAGCTTTCACGATGTAGTTAAAGAAGCAGGTGTTCAAGGATTTACAGAACCCGACCCGAAAATTGATTTAAGCGGAGTTGATGTAGCCCGAAAGATATTAATCCTGATTCGCGAAAGCGGTTACGAAATGGAAATGGAAGATATTGTAAACAATTCGTTCCTACCCAAAGAGTGCATGGAGACCACCAACAATGAAGACTTCTTTAAATCATTAATCAAACATGCCGCTCATTTTGATGATTTACTGGCAGAAGCCAAAGCTAAAAACAGCCGCTTAAAATTCGTAGCTTCCTTCGAGAACGGCAAAGCCAGCGTTGGTTTGCAATTCATCCCGGCTGACAGTCCGTTTTACAATCTGGAAGGAAAAGACAATATCGTTCAGTTCTATACCGACCGCTATGTTGACCAACCGTTATTGATTAAAGGTGCCGGTGCCGGTGCTGCGGTTACTGCTTCGGGTATCTTTGCTGATGTAATCCGAATTGGGAATGTATAA
- the hutH gene encoding histidine ammonia-lyase, whose protein sequence is MENSHYISTEVLTLETLQEIIAQHKTLSLSEEAQLNIQKCREYLDKKMASNEAPIYGINTGFGSLCNVKISNDNLSQLQENLVKSHACGTGEEVPAEIVKIMLLLKIQSLSYGHSGVQLQTVERLVDFYNNDILPVIYTQGSLGASGDLAPLAHLSLPLLGEGEVYHDGFRQPAHKVLEKMGWQPIVLQSKEGLALLNGTQFMSAYGCYVLLKAMKYSYLADVISAISLEGFDGRIEPFNELIHYVRPHKGQIVTAKRMTDLLENSQIIAQSKAHVQDPYSFRCIPQVHGASKDTIDYVKKVFKTEINSVTDNPNIFIEEDIIVSGGNFHGQPLALALDFLGIALAELGSISERRTYQLISGLRGLPAFLVDNPGLNSGFMIPQYTAASIASQNKQLATPASVDSIVSSNGQEDHVSMGANAATKTLRIMENVERILAIELMNASQAISFRAPLQSSPFIEMFLKSYREEVPLVKEDRILHYDIQNSVAFLNSFMIDLEE, encoded by the coding sequence ATGGAAAATTCGCATTATATCAGTACGGAAGTATTGACTTTAGAGACCTTACAGGAAATCATTGCCCAACATAAAACACTGTCGTTATCCGAAGAAGCCCAGTTAAACATACAGAAATGCCGTGAGTACCTGGATAAAAAAATGGCTTCTAATGAGGCACCGATTTATGGCATCAATACCGGTTTTGGTTCTTTGTGTAATGTGAAAATATCCAACGATAACCTTTCGCAACTTCAGGAAAACTTGGTAAAATCGCATGCTTGCGGTACCGGAGAAGAAGTGCCGGCTGAGATTGTAAAAATCATGTTGTTGCTTAAAATTCAGTCGTTGAGCTATGGTCATTCGGGTGTGCAACTGCAAACGGTGGAACGCTTGGTTGACTTTTATAACAATGATATTCTCCCTGTAATATATACTCAAGGTTCGTTGGGTGCCAGTGGCGATTTAGCTCCGTTAGCGCATTTATCCTTACCCTTGTTAGGCGAAGGCGAAGTGTACCATGATGGTTTCCGTCAACCGGCCCATAAGGTATTGGAAAAAATGGGATGGCAACCTATAGTGTTACAATCTAAAGAAGGTTTGGCGCTGTTAAACGGAACGCAATTTATGAGCGCTTATGGGTGCTATGTGTTGCTGAAAGCCATGAAATATTCCTATTTGGCAGATGTTATATCGGCTATTTCGTTGGAAGGCTTTGACGGTCGCATCGAACCGTTTAATGAATTGATTCATTATGTACGTCCGCACAAAGGACAGATTGTGACAGCAAAACGCATGACCGACTTGTTGGAAAACAGTCAAATTATAGCACAATCCAAAGCCCATGTGCAAGACCCTTATTCTTTCCGTTGTATTCCGCAAGTGCATGGCGCTTCAAAAGATACTATTGATTACGTGAAGAAAGTTTTCAAAACCGAAATCAACTCGGTTACCGATAACCCTAATATCTTTATTGAGGAAGACATCATTGTTTCGGGAGGAAATTTCCACGGGCAGCCTTTAGCGTTGGCCTTAGACTTTTTAGGGATTGCTTTGGCCGAATTGGGCAGCATTTCCGAAAGAAGAACCTACCAATTGATTTCGGGTTTAAGAGGCTTACCGGCTTTCTTGGTCGACAATCCGGGGTTGAACTCAGGGTTTATGATTCCGCAATATACCGCCGCCAGCATTGCCAGTCAGAACAAACAATTGGCTACTCCGGCCAGTGTTGACAGCATAGTATCTTCGAACGGGCAAGAAGATCATGTGAGTATGGGAGCGAATGCCGCTACTAAAACACTTCGCATCATGGAAAACGTTGAACGTATTTTAGCCATAGAGTTGATGAATGCTTCTCAGGCTATCTCGTTCAGAGCCCCATTACAATCCAGTCCTTTTATTGAGATGTTCTTAAAATCGTACCGCGAAGAAGTACCGTTGGTAAAAGAAGACCGTATCTTACATTACGATATTCAGAACTCGGTAGCCTTTTTAAACAGCTTTATGATTGATTTGGAGGAGTAG
- a CDS encoding DUF1304 domain-containing protein yields the protein MNLLSQLLIGFIAVLHLYILWLEMFAWTTRGRKVFKTIPPDQFEKTKVMAANQGLYNGFLAAGLIWSLLITNVDWSKNVALFFLACVLVAGIYGALTASKRIFFVQAVPALLGLLSLLF from the coding sequence ATGAACCTCCTCTCCCAACTATTGATCGGATTCATTGCGGTACTTCATCTTTATATTCTTTGGTTAGAAATGTTCGCTTGGACAACTCGCGGACGCAAAGTCTTCAAAACCATTCCGCCCGACCAATTTGAAAAAACCAAAGTCATGGCTGCTAATCAAGGATTGTATAACGGTTTCTTGGCTGCCGGACTGATTTGGTCATTACTAATAACCAATGTGGATTGGAGTAAAAACGTAGCCTTGTTTTTTTTAGCTTGTGTCTTAGTGGCCGGAATCTATGGTGCACTTACCGCTTCTAAACGAATTTTCTTTGTACAGGCAGTTCCGGCTTTATTGGGATTGCTGAGTTTGCTTTTCTGA